A genomic stretch from Arthrobacter sp. KBS0702 includes:
- a CDS encoding S8 family serine peptidase — protein MTLGLPVLLSTVAISPATAAPGQGSTVAGIAQKNLDPASYPDGRYIVLLAEKPAATYDGTTDGLPATKPAKGKKLDTNKAEVKNYRAHLEKKQAEVAGKQDVKIQRQFSAAVNGFSATLTTDQAIKLAKDPSVLVVAPDTENAPDYSSTDFLKLSGANGTWNTKFGGQDAAGKGVVVGVIDTGYTPGSAFFAGEEVKPLVGDPVVGVPYRTADGKIAMLKADGETFVGECQKGTGTGAAFDGSACNSKVLSAHYFAEDFLRYVPAGNRAPEEQLSPVDVASHGTHTASTSAGNKDVETFVDGRSFGLTSGIAPAAKLSVYKVCWEDTDPNTGGCYSSSSVAAVEQAMADGVDVLNYSISGSATSVIDPVSVAFLNAASTGIFVAASAGNSGPTASTVNHGAPWVTTVAASSFSQELQGTVEFADGTKFRGASIMNREVKDAGVVLAANAAAANPPSSPALCGPGTLDPAKVAGKVVVCDRGVVDRVAKSAEVARGGGVGMILVNLSNSSLDTDQHSVPTVHVNPPATQAIKDKVTANPGIKVSLVNKDTTGLPLEAQPQIAGFSSRGPLLATNSDLLKPDVSAPGVAVLAGVSPIGSGGANFGFMSGTSMAAPHVAGFGALLLGKNPSWSPAMVKSAMMTTAGNVVNADGSKNTDVHATGAGEVDPARMVDPGLVYDANFEDYLKFIQGTGVDLGLPSSTKPRDMNVPSFALGNLTGKIEVTRTVTALTPGVYKATANVPGIKVSVAPAALNFTAAGEQRTFKVTFENQGAALGKFAMGSLSWEGAGRTVTSPISVRPQSVVAPKDVTFTTESATGSGDITVVSGTNGETSMTLDGLSKADSSAVELVPGAFTGRADASTFVKTVQVPAGVPLAKFSVISSDPNADFDMWVVTPRGVEQVATSSSSETLSIANPAGGKYTIYANLYSSPDGKARKASVDAAVLGANVGNATLSPNPLKLANGKAGKLSLNWTGLAVGSYIGRVTFAGASEPTFVNVIVSPAGTTMVAPTSEDQASNVGPGDEAGTGNAAQLEKGAKVKKEQSKVVHQDLTEAPNNAI, from the coding sequence TGGGCTTGCCCGTTCTCCTCTCCACAGTTGCCATCTCGCCCGCCACTGCTGCGCCGGGCCAGGGCTCCACCGTCGCAGGGATCGCGCAGAAGAATCTGGACCCCGCCAGCTACCCGGACGGCCGCTACATCGTCCTGCTCGCTGAAAAGCCGGCGGCCACCTACGACGGCACCACGGACGGGCTGCCGGCCACGAAGCCTGCCAAGGGCAAGAAACTCGACACCAACAAGGCCGAGGTGAAGAACTACCGGGCCCACCTGGAGAAGAAGCAGGCGGAGGTCGCCGGCAAGCAGGACGTCAAGATCCAGCGCCAGTTCTCGGCTGCGGTCAACGGCTTCAGCGCCACGCTCACCACGGACCAGGCCATCAAACTCGCCAAGGACCCGAGCGTCCTGGTGGTCGCCCCTGATACGGAAAACGCCCCGGATTACTCCAGCACCGATTTCCTCAAGCTCAGCGGCGCGAACGGAACCTGGAACACCAAGTTCGGCGGCCAGGACGCAGCGGGCAAGGGCGTCGTCGTCGGCGTCATCGACACCGGGTACACCCCGGGCAGCGCATTCTTCGCCGGTGAAGAGGTCAAGCCGCTCGTCGGCGACCCCGTCGTCGGCGTTCCCTACCGCACGGCGGACGGCAAGATCGCCATGCTCAAGGCCGACGGTGAGACGTTTGTTGGCGAGTGCCAGAAGGGCACCGGAACCGGAGCAGCCTTCGACGGCTCTGCCTGCAACTCCAAGGTCCTGAGCGCGCACTACTTCGCCGAGGACTTCCTGCGCTACGTTCCCGCCGGCAACCGCGCCCCGGAGGAGCAGCTCTCCCCGGTCGACGTGGCCAGCCACGGCACCCACACGGCAAGCACCTCCGCCGGCAACAAGGACGTCGAGACGTTCGTTGACGGCCGCAGCTTCGGCCTGACCAGCGGCATCGCACCCGCCGCGAAGCTCTCCGTTTACAAGGTCTGCTGGGAAGACACCGACCCCAACACCGGCGGCTGCTACAGCTCCTCCTCGGTCGCTGCGGTGGAACAGGCCATGGCTGACGGCGTGGACGTCCTGAACTACTCGATCTCCGGCTCCGCGACCTCGGTCATCGACCCGGTCTCCGTTGCCTTCCTGAACGCCGCGTCCACCGGCATCTTCGTGGCCGCCTCCGCCGGCAACTCCGGCCCCACGGCCAGCACCGTCAACCACGGCGCCCCCTGGGTCACCACGGTCGCCGCCAGCAGCTTCTCCCAGGAGCTTCAGGGCACGGTGGAATTCGCCGATGGCACCAAGTTCCGCGGCGCCAGCATCATGAACCGGGAAGTGAAGGACGCCGGCGTCGTGCTGGCTGCCAATGCGGCAGCCGCAAACCCGCCGTCGTCCCCCGCGCTCTGCGGCCCTGGCACGCTGGATCCGGCGAAGGTCGCCGGCAAGGTTGTCGTCTGCGACCGCGGCGTCGTTGACCGCGTCGCCAAGAGCGCCGAGGTCGCCCGCGGCGGCGGCGTCGGCATGATCCTGGTGAACCTCAGCAACTCCTCCCTGGACACGGACCAGCACTCGGTCCCGACCGTCCACGTGAACCCGCCGGCCACCCAGGCCATCAAGGACAAGGTCACGGCCAACCCGGGCATCAAGGTTTCCCTGGTGAACAAGGACACAACCGGGCTCCCGCTCGAGGCCCAGCCGCAGATTGCCGGCTTCTCCTCCCGCGGGCCGCTGCTGGCGACCAACTCGGATCTGCTGAAGCCGGATGTTTCCGCTCCCGGCGTTGCTGTCCTGGCCGGCGTCTCGCCGATCGGTTCAGGCGGGGCGAACTTCGGTTTCATGTCGGGCACCTCGATGGCCGCCCCGCACGTTGCCGGTTTCGGCGCGCTGCTCCTGGGCAAGAACCCGTCCTGGTCGCCCGCCATGGTGAAGTCCGCCATGATGACGACCGCGGGCAACGTGGTTAACGCCGACGGATCCAAGAACACTGACGTCCACGCCACCGGCGCGGGCGAGGTCGATCCGGCACGCATGGTGGATCCTGGCCTGGTGTATGACGCCAACTTCGAGGACTACCTGAAGTTCATCCAGGGCACCGGCGTTGACCTCGGCCTGCCGTCCAGCACCAAGCCGCGGGACATGAACGTTCCGTCGTTCGCGCTGGGCAATCTCACCGGCAAGATCGAGGTAACCCGCACGGTGACCGCCCTGACCCCGGGCGTCTACAAGGCCACGGCCAACGTCCCGGGCATCAAGGTCAGCGTGGCTCCGGCCGCACTGAACTTCACCGCAGCAGGCGAGCAGCGCACGTTCAAGGTCACTTTCGAAAACCAGGGTGCGGCGCTGGGCAAGTTCGCCATGGGCTCGCTGAGCTGGGAAGGTGCCGGCAGGACCGTCACCTCGCCGATCTCGGTCCGCCCGCAGTCGGTTGTGGCTCCGAAGGATGTCACTTTCACCACCGAGTCGGCTACCGGCTCCGGTGACATCACCGTGGTTTCCGGCACGAACGGCGAGACCAGCATGACCCTGGACGGTCTCTCCAAGGCGGATTCCTCGGCCGTGGAACTGGTTCCGGGTGCCTTCACGGGCCGTGCGGATGCCTCCACGTTCGTCAAGACCGTCCAGGTTCCGGCCGGAGTGCCGCTGGCGAAGTTCTCGGTCATCTCCTCGGACCCGAACGCGGACTTCGACATGTGGGTCGTGACCCCGAGGGGTGTCGAGCAGGTGGCCACCTCCTCCTCCAGCGAGACCCTCTCCATCGCCAACCCGGCGGGCGGCAAGTACACGATCTACGCGAACCTGTACTCCAGCCCGGACGGCAAGGCGCGTAAGGCGTCCGTTGACGCTGCGGTGCTCGGCGCCAACGTGGGCAACGCCACGCTCTCGCCGAACCCGCTGAAGCTGGCCAACGGCAAGGCCGGCAAGCTCTCGCTGAACTGGACCGGACTCGCGGTTGGCTCCTACATCGGCCGGGTGACCTTCGCCGGCGCCAGCGAGCCGACCTTCGTCAATGTCATCGTGTCGCCGGCCGGCACCACGATGGTGGCCCCCACCTCCGAGGACCAGGCCAGCAACGTGGGCCCGGGTGACGAGGCCGGCACCGGCAACGCAGCCCAGCTGGAGAAGGGCGCCAAGGTGAAGAAGGAGCAGTCCAAGGTTGTGCACCAGGACCTGACGGAAGCCCCGAACAACGCCATCTAG
- a CDS encoding SSI family serine proteinase inhibitor yields the protein MRKTLIPTLLAVITAAGLAACASGGGPAPSASPTGTTSASASPSASSPGSGTPSADTETTATAPSPSAAAPTAGPGQGNAELAIMVTSAEGGKATNYTLVCQNGVPAAESQHPTAAAGCAALKANAALLSPAPRPTDKVCTQQYGGPEEATVTGSVDGKAVEAKFSLRDGCEIAQWKAAKDILGSTGGAV from the coding sequence ATGCGTAAGACCCTGATCCCCACCCTGCTCGCCGTGATCACGGCCGCCGGACTGGCCGCCTGCGCATCCGGCGGCGGGCCTGCGCCGAGCGCCTCGCCCACCGGCACCACCTCCGCCTCGGCTTCGCCTTCCGCCAGCAGCCCGGGCTCGGGCACCCCGTCCGCCGACACGGAAACCACCGCCACGGCGCCGTCGCCGTCGGCCGCTGCCCCCACAGCCGGACCGGGGCAGGGCAACGCCGAACTCGCCATCATGGTCACGTCCGCCGAAGGTGGGAAGGCCACGAATTACACGCTGGTGTGCCAGAACGGTGTCCCGGCAGCGGAAAGCCAGCACCCGACCGCCGCCGCGGGATGCGCCGCCTTGAAGGCGAACGCGGCCCTGCTCAGCCCCGCCCCGCGGCCCACGGACAAGGTCTGCACCCAGCAGTACGGCGGGCCGGAGGAGGCGACCGTCACGGGTTCCGTGGACGGCAAGGCTGTCGAAGCCAAGTTCAGCCTGCGGGACGGCTGCGAGATCGCCCAGTGGAAGGCCGCCAAGGACATCCTGGGATCCACCGGTGGGGCTGTCTAA
- a CDS encoding serine protease inhibitor: protein MTDPAGVAAPHDVDLTIRLTEAPGTPEHTFRLVADGGAPTAVSSLPDSVAALEALRQHGEDIFFPVPGPPKLCTQQYGGPQVAVVTGRYLGREVHCEFSRTDGCEIARWRALAPLLGGTAGSTGAS from the coding sequence ATGACCGACCCTGCCGGAGTGGCCGCCCCGCACGACGTCGACCTCACGATCCGTCTGACGGAGGCACCGGGCACCCCGGAGCACACCTTCCGGCTGGTCGCCGACGGCGGCGCCCCCACCGCCGTCTCCTCCCTGCCCGACTCCGTTGCCGCGCTTGAGGCGCTCCGGCAGCATGGCGAGGACATCTTTTTCCCCGTGCCCGGACCGCCGAAGCTGTGCACCCAGCAGTACGGCGGCCCGCAGGTGGCTGTGGTCACCGGGCGCTATCTGGGCCGGGAAGTCCACTGCGAATTCAGCCGCACGGATGGCTGCGAAATCGCCCGCTGGCGTGCCCTCGCGCCGCTTTTGGGCGGCACCGCGGGATCCACCGGCGCCAGCTGA
- a CDS encoding MarR family winged helix-turn-helix transcriptional regulator, which produces MAIADTGSATTPGASTPVDEDLLLEHQLCFALTVASRSVVGAYKPVLDKLGLTHPQYLVMLCLWESSPRTVRDISDALAQEPATISPLLRRLEAAGYITRQRAEGNERSLAVRLTPRGAALRQQATAVPGTMMARLGLDREQVGELHASMMRLIAATRAADAGHGG; this is translated from the coding sequence ATGGCCATCGCCGACACCGGCTCCGCAACCACCCCGGGCGCGTCCACCCCCGTGGACGAGGACCTGCTCCTGGAACACCAGCTCTGTTTCGCCCTGACCGTTGCCTCGCGCAGCGTCGTGGGCGCCTACAAGCCGGTGCTCGACAAGCTGGGCCTCACCCACCCGCAGTATCTGGTGATGCTGTGCCTGTGGGAATCGAGCCCCCGCACCGTCCGCGACATCAGTGATGCCCTCGCCCAGGAACCCGCCACGATTTCGCCGCTGCTGCGGAGGCTGGAAGCGGCAGGCTACATCACCCGGCAACGGGCCGAAGGCAACGAACGTAGCCTCGCGGTGCGGCTGACCCCCCGCGGGGCGGCGCTCCGGCAACAGGCGACAGCGGTGCCCGGCACCATGATGGCCCGGCTGGGCCTGGACCGCGAGCAGGTCGGCGAACTGCATGCCTCGATGATGCGCCTCATCGCGGCCACCCGGGCCGCGGACGCGGGCCACGGCGGCTAG
- a CDS encoding 3-methyladenine DNA glycosylase: MGLSKLHHLPRDEWLQREAAHVQRVRTYADPYLARRSAGQKHPVEDFLFTYYTQKPGQLLRWHPGAGVVLSGAAAAARSGWKYYRIPDAGELDAAGLAPGTDAVTVDVERFLSERREAVQFAGIILAGTAARPAQFGCFGLHEWAMVYRQDKFELRHEYLKLRLGSERTDRVVEDNRIRCSHFDAFRFYTPDAVPLNTLEPSRENQRSMEQPGCLHANMDLYKWAYKLAPALPSELVMDCFELSWRIRAMDMRASPYELSEWGYPPIRIETPEGKAEYVEQQRAFAAASQDLRRRLLLELAPLLTAAGAAAPPLPAAQEGLL; encoded by the coding sequence GTGGGGCTGTCTAAACTGCACCATCTCCCGCGGGACGAGTGGCTCCAGCGCGAAGCCGCCCACGTCCAGCGCGTCCGAACCTACGCGGATCCCTACCTCGCCCGGAGGTCGGCGGGCCAAAAACACCCGGTGGAGGACTTCCTCTTCACCTATTACACCCAGAAGCCCGGCCAACTGCTGCGCTGGCATCCCGGCGCCGGCGTCGTCCTCTCCGGAGCGGCGGCAGCGGCGCGCTCCGGCTGGAAGTACTACCGCATTCCCGACGCCGGGGAACTCGATGCTGCGGGCCTGGCGCCGGGCACGGATGCGGTGACGGTCGACGTCGAACGGTTCCTCAGCGAACGGCGCGAGGCCGTGCAGTTTGCCGGCATCATCCTGGCGGGTACGGCCGCACGGCCTGCGCAGTTCGGCTGCTTCGGGCTGCACGAGTGGGCCATGGTCTACCGGCAGGACAAGTTCGAACTGCGGCACGAGTACCTGAAACTGCGGCTGGGTTCCGAGCGGACGGACCGCGTGGTCGAGGACAACCGGATCCGTTGCTCGCATTTCGATGCCTTCCGGTTCTACACCCCCGACGCCGTGCCGCTGAACACCCTGGAGCCGAGCCGCGAGAACCAGCGGAGCATGGAACAGCCCGGCTGCCTGCACGCGAACATGGACCTCTACAAGTGGGCGTACAAGCTGGCGCCCGCGCTGCCCAGCGAGCTGGTCATGGACTGCTTCGAGCTCTCTTGGCGGATCCGCGCCATGGACATGCGCGCCTCCCCCTACGAGCTGAGCGAGTGGGGCTACCCGCCCATCCGGATCGAAACGCCTGAGGGCAAGGCCGAATACGTGGAGCAGCAGCGGGCGTTCGCCGCCGCCTCGCAGGACCTGCGCCGCCGGCTGCTGCTCGAACTCGCGCCGCTGCTGACGGCTGCCGGCGCCGCGGCTCCCCCGCTCCCCGCAGCCCAGGAAGGACTCCTATGA